Proteins encoded together in one Spirochaeta cellobiosiphila DSM 17781 window:
- a CDS encoding LolA family protein, with the protein MLKRIILLILMIQSYFVFGQDIVTASDFFKKISERYGTVQDYQAQLNIVRNGVKMSGTVSYKTPDKLRIDFTEPRNQVLVSTGENLIIYIPKYSVIMRQALRKKSSAEIASLASKQGLDLLRRAYSVAYLRGPSPVALDDKNPEKVVWLKMTWRTADETFRELKIAVGQNNLIRRIEGTTVGYENLVFDFKDIKTNQGIPNSKFEYDSDGTANEINNFLFSPEE; encoded by the coding sequence ATGTTAAAGAGAATAATATTATTAATACTGATGATTCAGTCCTATTTTGTTTTTGGACAAGATATCGTTACAGCTTCAGACTTTTTTAAGAAGATTTCTGAACGTTATGGGACTGTTCAGGATTATCAAGCCCAGTTAAATATTGTACGTAATGGTGTGAAGATGTCAGGTACAGTTTCTTATAAGACTCCTGATAAGCTAAGAATTGACTTTACAGAGCCTCGAAACCAGGTTTTGGTAAGTACAGGTGAGAATCTTATTATATATATTCCCAAATATAGTGTTATAATGAGGCAGGCATTAAGAAAAAAAAGTAGTGCGGAGATAGCTTCTCTGGCAAGCAAACAAGGCTTAGATCTTCTGAGAAGGGCCTATAGTGTAGCCTATCTAAGAGGACCTTCCCCAGTGGCCTTGGATGATAAGAATCCAGAAAAGGTTGTGTGGTTGAAGATGACCTGGCGAACTGCTGATGAAACCTTTAGAGAGCTTAAGATAGCCGTTGGTCAAAACAATCTTATTAGACGTATAGAAGGAACAACAGTGGGATATGAAAATCTGGTTTTTGATTTTAAAGATATCAAAACGAATCAGGGTATTCCCAATTCAAAATTCGAATATGACTCAGATGGAACAGCAAATGAAATTAATAACTTTTTATTTTCCCCGGAAGAATAG
- a CDS encoding helix-turn-helix domain-containing protein, with protein sequence MESLGNRLKEARESKDISIEQVARETNISRQYIEALENEDYEKFPGEAYLLGFLRNYADYLGLNANEQIHLYKNAQIQEQPVPMEALIPKQKKIWPIILGAVCAVAVLGFGGYVLFFTDSTAPSNWQNTKAAPIELVSKPEVAKDVTGDGTEFAYEDNFEKRLSKGDYVLFDDKSTLVVKDVGTTIQMAYNNKELDLMLGQSVLLSDSDLSVLIKDIDTSPGKQTVLLSIQNGSDSPVVGVDESSVTEASQVVETGSTQARSRKGRVVNLYSSPSIQSFSVEIVFRDFCNLRYLVDGKDRTERYFQKGERLRLDAYRYIMIWASNGGAMMAKTKGIDVPFGHNGEVVTKQLQWSDETSEGNYNLELVPVY encoded by the coding sequence ATGGAATCATTAGGAAACAGACTTAAAGAAGCGCGTGAAAGTAAAGATATATCGATCGAGCAGGTCGCTCGAGAAACAAATATATCCCGACAGTACATAGAAGCATTAGAAAATGAAGATTATGAAAAATTTCCCGGAGAAGCGTACCTATTGGGTTTCTTACGGAACTATGCAGACTATCTTGGTTTAAATGCCAATGAACAAATACATCTCTATAAGAATGCACAAATTCAAGAGCAACCTGTTCCTATGGAAGCTTTGATTCCAAAGCAAAAGAAGATATGGCCTATTATTTTAGGTGCCGTCTGTGCTGTTGCTGTCTTGGGATTCGGTGGGTATGTTCTTTTTTTTACAGATAGTACAGCCCCCTCTAACTGGCAGAACACTAAGGCGGCTCCCATTGAATTGGTAAGCAAGCCTGAAGTGGCAAAAGACGTGACTGGTGACGGGACTGAGTTTGCCTATGAAGATAATTTTGAGAAACGTTTATCCAAAGGGGACTATGTTCTCTTTGATGATAAATCTACTCTTGTTGTAAAGGATGTTGGGACTACTATCCAGATGGCTTATAATAACAAGGAACTGGATTTGATGCTTGGTCAATCTGTTCTTTTATCTGATTCGGATTTATCCGTATTGATAAAGGATATTGATACTTCCCCAGGAAAGCAGACCGTTCTTCTTTCTATCCAAAATGGTAGTGATAGCCCTGTGGTTGGTGTGGATGAGAGTTCCGTAACAGAAGCCTCTCAAGTGGTGGAGACAGGATCAACTCAGGCCCGAAGTAGAAAGGGACGTGTTGTTAATTTATATTCTTCTCCTTCTATTCAATCCTTTAGTGTTGAGATTGTATTTAGAGATTTTTGTAATTTGAGATATCTAGTAGATGGTAAAGATAGAACGGAGCGTTATTTCCAAAAAGGGGAGAGACTTCGTTTGGATGCCTATCGCTATATAATGATTTGGGCTTCAAATGGTGGAGCCATGATGGCCAAAACCAAGGGAATAGACGTTCCTTTTGGACATAATGGTGAAGTTGTTACAAAACAGCTTCAGTGGTCAGATGAAACAAGCGAAGGAAATTATAATCTTGAACTCGTCCCTGTCTATTAA
- the rimO gene encoding 30S ribosomal protein S12 methylthiotransferase RimO: MKQAKEIIILNSSLSIKKYSIESLGCAKNQVDAETMIASLPGEAWEYTTNHEESDLILVNTCGFITSAKEESIDTFLSLREEYPDTKIMITGCLAERYKDELKDSLPEVDGVFGNKAPSLISEVVDSVMSGDKPVIIPTEEVAPPQRDFFLNFDKAVYVKVSEGCNHRCSFCAIPLIRGSLKSRTLDSVLTEIQALLEKGVSEINLIAQDLASFGVDLVGHSLLPDLLKEISKWEGQFWIRMLYIHPDTFIDELLSICQNDERILPYFDLPFQHCAVPVLRAMGRRGDSESYLALINKIRTALPHGVIRSTFLVGFPKEDDKSFEQLLEFQQKAQIDWLGVFPYSREEGTAAYRMQNNMTHKFMTRRAEKRKAQLENAQIEITVERVKRFIGTEMNIIIEEEVPEEGLYLGRGPIHAPEVDGLVVVHGKDLAIGQFYRCSIIKSNGLDLEAKLI, translated from the coding sequence ATGAAACAAGCGAAGGAAATTATAATCTTGAACTCGTCCCTGTCTATTAAGAAGTACTCTATCGAAAGTCTTGGTTGTGCTAAGAACCAGGTTGATGCAGAAACAATGATTGCTTCTCTTCCGGGAGAAGCTTGGGAATATACTACAAACCATGAAGAATCAGATCTCATATTGGTTAATACTTGCGGTTTTATTACAAGCGCCAAAGAAGAATCTATTGATACTTTTTTAAGCCTTCGTGAGGAATACCCTGATACTAAGATAATGATTACTGGTTGTTTAGCGGAAAGATATAAAGATGAATTGAAGGACTCTCTTCCAGAAGTTGATGGTGTCTTCGGTAACAAAGCTCCCAGTCTTATCAGTGAAGTAGTGGACTCTGTTATGTCAGGGGACAAACCTGTCATTATTCCGACAGAGGAAGTGGCCCCTCCTCAACGTGACTTCTTTCTGAACTTTGATAAAGCTGTCTATGTTAAGGTTAGTGAAGGTTGTAATCATAGATGTTCCTTCTGTGCTATTCCCTTGATTCGTGGAAGTCTAAAGAGTCGTACCCTGGATAGTGTCTTAACAGAAATACAGGCTCTCCTAGAAAAGGGTGTCTCTGAAATCAATTTAATAGCACAAGATCTTGCGTCTTTTGGTGTTGATCTTGTGGGGCATAGTCTTCTTCCTGATTTATTAAAAGAAATATCAAAATGGGAAGGTCAATTCTGGATTCGCATGTTATATATACATCCAGATACTTTTATTGATGAACTATTAAGCATTTGTCAAAATGACGAGAGAATCCTTCCTTATTTTGATTTACCATTTCAGCACTGCGCTGTTCCCGTCTTGCGGGCTATGGGACGAAGAGGCGATTCTGAGTCTTATCTGGCCTTGATTAATAAGATTAGAACAGCTTTGCCTCACGGAGTGATAAGGTCTACCTTCTTAGTGGGATTTCCCAAGGAAGATGATAAATCTTTTGAGCAGCTGCTTGAGTTTCAGCAGAAGGCTCAGATCGATTGGTTAGGGGTCTTTCCCTACTCACGTGAAGAAGGTACTGCGGCTTATCGTATGCAGAATAACATGACACATAAGTTTATGACGCGAAGAGCTGAAAAAAGAAAAGCTCAACTGGAAAATGCTCAAATAGAGATCACAGTTGAACGTGTAAAACGCTTTATTGGAACTGAAATGAATATCATCATCGAAGAAGAAGTTCCAGAAGAAGGTCTATACTTAGGTAGAGGTCCTATTCATGCTCCCGAAGTCGATGGTTTAGTGGTTGTTCACGGTAAGGATTTGGCAATAGGTCAGTTCTACAGATGTTCCATTATTAAGAGTAATGGTCTTGATTTAGAGGCAAAACTTATTTGA
- a CDS encoding ATP-dependent helicase, whose product MNELPSYLDGLNPQQLDAVLHGSDPLLILAGAGSGKTRVITMRVAYLVNEMKVDPSSILAVTFTNKASREMQERISHLVGEESKVMIRTFHSFCAWFLRRNSHHIGVSSYFVIYDDDDVISLLKTLYPALPKSEHRQLARWISRAKDDGLTPGDDLSAISYDPDFPNIYKTYQDKLDSIGNLDFGDLILKTVLLLRNNDAVRTRVQQRFSTILVDEYQDSNGAQYQLLHALTGKDTSLCVVGDDDQSIYRFRGAEVKNILTFPNEFDNTKIIRLEQNYRSSETILNVASSVVAHNQGRLGKTLWTENGVGEKCSLHYLDSHDEEAQLVCSIVDADGQWGNTAVLYRTNAQSRSFESALTRMGIPYRIIGSLRFYDREEIKDTIAFLSLLANPRDEVAFQRIINKPTRGLGPASVAKIIDAAYRYEGDLIEASSFALGILKGKAVKGLEAFLRLYKQWVEDMELLPLSDLIMKIIEQSGLLDYHKNQDEITGSGKEENLKELVNASAVYDNGQEGLALFLEHIELDRVDESEEDNIDRLTLITMHNTKGLEFDRVIITGMEQGLFPRDEDDPEEMEEERRLFYVAITRARKKLILTTCKNRMLHGKFRPSLPSPFLDEIPSEYIEVYGESTASAGKFQTGSTIYHDDYGVGMVIKRQGNGKDTVLVIRFESGKVAQFIEEFAPIEQIGSWDY is encoded by the coding sequence TTGAATGAACTACCTTCCTACTTAGATGGTTTGAATCCTCAACAGTTAGATGCTGTGTTACATGGTAGTGATCCACTTTTGATATTAGCTGGTGCAGGATCAGGTAAGACGCGTGTGATTACCATGAGAGTCGCTTATTTGGTTAATGAAATGAAGGTTGATCCTTCTTCCATCCTAGCTGTTACCTTTACAAATAAAGCCTCAAGAGAAATGCAGGAAAGAATTTCCCATCTCGTCGGGGAAGAATCAAAGGTTATGATTAGAACCTTTCACAGCTTTTGTGCTTGGTTTCTGAGACGTAATAGCCATCATATTGGAGTTTCTTCCTATTTTGTTATCTATGATGACGATGATGTTATTTCCTTATTAAAAACTTTGTACCCTGCTTTGCCTAAAAGTGAACATCGGCAACTCGCCCGATGGATTTCCAGAGCTAAAGATGATGGTCTTACTCCCGGGGATGATTTGTCTGCAATAAGTTATGATCCGGATTTTCCTAATATATATAAAACCTATCAGGACAAGCTGGATTCCATTGGTAACCTTGATTTCGGTGATCTCATACTAAAGACTGTTTTACTTTTGCGGAATAATGATGCTGTCAGAACACGAGTTCAACAGCGTTTCTCCACAATATTGGTTGATGAGTACCAAGATTCAAACGGGGCCCAATACCAACTTCTTCATGCTTTGACTGGCAAAGATACTAGTTTGTGTGTTGTCGGTGACGATGATCAGAGTATTTATAGGTTTCGAGGGGCAGAGGTTAAAAATATTTTAACCTTCCCTAATGAGTTTGATAATACAAAGATCATAAGGTTAGAACAGAACTACCGTTCTTCTGAGACTATTTTAAATGTGGCTTCCAGCGTGGTTGCTCATAATCAAGGTCGATTGGGGAAGACTCTCTGGACTGAAAATGGTGTTGGTGAAAAGTGCTCTCTACACTATCTGGATAGTCATGATGAAGAAGCTCAGCTTGTGTGCTCTATCGTTGATGCTGATGGCCAGTGGGGTAATACGGCGGTATTATATAGAACTAATGCCCAGTCGAGATCCTTTGAATCTGCCTTGACTCGTATGGGAATCCCTTATCGAATTATTGGAAGTTTGCGTTTCTATGATAGAGAGGAAATCAAGGACACTATAGCTTTCCTTTCATTATTGGCTAATCCTAGAGATGAGGTGGCATTTCAGCGCATTATCAATAAGCCAACAAGAGGTCTAGGTCCAGCAAGTGTTGCTAAGATTATAGATGCCGCTTATCGTTATGAAGGTGATCTGATTGAAGCTTCCTCTTTTGCTCTAGGTATCCTTAAAGGGAAAGCTGTCAAAGGATTGGAGGCCTTCCTTCGTTTATATAAACAATGGGTCGAAGATATGGAGCTGTTACCTCTCTCTGACTTAATCATGAAGATCATAGAACAGTCTGGACTATTGGATTATCATAAAAATCAAGATGAGATAACTGGCTCGGGCAAGGAAGAAAACCTTAAAGAATTGGTTAATGCTTCTGCCGTGTATGATAATGGACAAGAAGGATTGGCTTTATTTTTAGAACATATTGAACTGGATAGAGTTGATGAGTCAGAGGAAGATAACATAGATCGTCTCACTTTAATCACCATGCATAATACCAAAGGTTTGGAGTTTGATCGGGTTATCATTACTGGTATGGAACAAGGGCTCTTTCCTCGAGATGAGGATGATCCTGAAGAGATGGAAGAAGAGAGGAGACTTTTTTATGTAGCCATAACAAGGGCACGGAAAAAGCTCATCCTGACGACATGTAAGAATCGGATGCTTCATGGTAAGTTCCGGCCCTCTCTCCCCAGTCCCTTTCTAGATGAGATTCCTTCTGAATATATTGAAGTTTATGGGGAATCTACAGCTTCTGCTGGTAAGTTTCAGACTGGTTCTACTATTTATC